The genomic region AATATATTGCGCAGCAATTCCAGAACGAGGGGCTGGCCATCCCGCCCAATCCGGTCGGCTCGTGGCGCGATCCGGCGATCCTCGCGACGCCCTTCTCCGCCAACGACCCGCGTGCGGCGGACTGGTCCAATTCATCCACGCTCTTTCCCGGCCAGAAGGTGCCGTTCGCCGACAATGACATGATCCAGGCGTCGCTGCGCGCCGATCTCGACGTCGGCGATTTCGGCACGCTCACCTCGCTCACCGCCTATACTCGCTTCAACGAACGGCAGGGCAACGATTCCGACGGCATGGCGATCAACGCGCTGGACGTGCCGCTAACGCTCGGCCGGATCGAGACGGTCTATCAGGAATTGCGCTTCGCCAACAATCCGCACAATCCGTTCCGCTTCGTCCTTGGCGGCAATTACGAGTGGGACAAGGTCGATCAGCAGGTCAACATCGACTATTTCAACTCATCGGCAAGGATCGGCTTCGGTGACTTGTTCGGTTTCCCGCTGAGCGTCGATACGATCACCAATAACCAGCGGATGCGCAATTACGCTTTCTTCGGCAATGTCGAATATGACGTGATCGAGAACCTGACGCTGAAAGCCGGAATCCGCTACACCAATGCGCGCGACAAGGCGAACATCTGCCAGAGCGATCCGCGCGCGCCCTATAACCTAGGCAACATCCTCAAATACTTCGGCGCGCAATATCAGGGCATTCCGTTCCAGCGCTATATTCCGGGCGAGTGCGTTTCGATCAACGTCGATTCCGTGGCGGCGCAGAACGGGCAGTTCGTGCCGGTGGTCGATTACCTGCCGTTCGGCGGGATCGGCGATTATCACAGCACGCTGGCCGAGGATAACGTCTCATGGCGAGTCGGCGCCGATTACAAGCTGACGCCCGGCACCCTGCTCTACGTCAACGTGTCGAAGGGCTATAAGGCAGGCAGCTTCCCCTCGATCACCGGTTCCACGCTCAATCAATATGTGCCGGTGCATCAGGAATCGGTGCTCGCTTATGAAGGCGGCATCAAGGCGACGTTGCTCGACCGGACGTTGCAGGTGAACCTCGCCGGCTTCTATTACGATTATCGCGACAAGCAGCTCCGCACCAAGCTGCTCGATCCGACGTTCGGCCAGCTCGACGTGCTCCAGAATATCCCGAAATCGTCGATCAAGGGCTTCGAGCTTGAGTTGACCGCGCGGCCGTCCAATCATCTGACGGTGAACGCCGCCTACACGTACCTCGACGCCAGGATCGACAAGTTCAAGGGCTTCAACGCCGGCGGCGATCCCGAGGATTTCGCCGGCACGGCGATCCCCTATACGCCGAAGCATCAGGTTTCGGTCAGCGCCAATTACAACCAGCCGGTCACGTCGAGCCTCAACATGTTCCTCGGCGCGACGATCAACTATCGGTCCAAGACGATCGCGACGTTGGGTGGCGACGTGAATCCGTCCACCGTCATCGCCGCCTCCACCAACTGCGTCTATTGCATCAACGATTATGCGGTGATCGACGCACAGATCGGCATCGAGGATACAGACAAGCGTTGGCGCGCCTTTATCTGGGGCAAGAACATCGGCAATGCCTATTACTGGACCAACGTGGTGTCCGGCTACGACACGGTGTCGCGTTTCGCGGGGCGTCCCGCGACCTATGGCGTGACGCTCAGCTACGACTTCCGTTGACGGCGTGGGGCGCGCGGAAGTGATTTTCGTGCGCCACCCTGCCAATGACCGGAATCTAACGCTTGATTGAATTTTCTTCCCGCCCGCGCTATTGAAGGTGATATCCGGTGGGGACGCGAAGCCCGACCCGGCCAGCCGATGATGGCCGATCGGCCCTTCGCCGAACCCGACCGGGAAAAACGAAAGCGACTGGGGGAGGATTGCGATGCAGGCGATCAAGATGGAGAAACGGTGCGATCCGTCGCCTTCGCTTGATGCGGCGCTCCGCGGCAACGGGCTGGGGGCGCTGATCGGCGGGGTCGGCAATCCCGATTTCGAGGTGGAGCTGGCGCATCACCTGACGCGGATGTTCCGGTCCGAATATGTCCATATCTGCCATTTCCCGCAGGGCCATCCGCAGATGATGCTGTCCGTCGCTGAGGACGGCAGCGCCCGCGCGCGGGAGCAGAGCGCGACCTATATCGCGCGGCGCCTGTGGCAATTCGATCCGACGATCGAGACCGGCAGCCGGTGGGACGATAATTCGCCGATCCTTACGCAGCTCGACATCGACCACCCGGAAACCGCCGAGCTGAAGCGCTTCTACAACGAAGTGAACATTCGCGAGCGCGTCGTGGTCTACGGCAAGGGCGCGCGCGGCCCGCTTGGGCTGAGCGTCGTGCGGAGCAGCGCGCGCGGGATGTTCAGCGACGAGGAAAGGTCGCGCATCGGCGTGATCGGGGAAATCGCCTTCCCGTTGCTCGCCCGCCATTATGCGCTGGTGACGGAGCGCAGCATCGTTTCTTCCGCGCTCTCGTCGCTCGCGCTGATCGAGGGATGTATCGCGCTCTCCGGACACGATATCCCGCAACGCGAGGCGCAGGTGATCGCGAGGATGCTTTATGGCCTGACCTGCGAGGGCGCGGCGCTGGACCTGTCGATCGCCTATGAAACGGCGATCAGCTACAAGAAGCGCTTCTATCGCCGATTCAACCTGGGCGGCTTCCGCGAGTTGCTGAACTGGTATCTGTGCCAGTTTTCCGGCACCTGCCACCTGCTCGCCGCGCCGCAATATCATTGAGCGCCGCGCAGTCACCGCGCGAGCGACGGGCGATCGCGCGGTGACGCCCCCTTTGTCCGGGCGCGCGGCGGTCAGGTCACTTCGGGAATAGCACCTGCGCCTCGACCCGCGCATCCGCCTTGCGGATCAGCCACTTGCCGTTGACCTTCACATAATCCTCGACGACCCGCTCGAAGCCCATGCCGTTCTGCGCGCCAATCTGTCCGTAGCCGTTGATGAACCACTTCGCGCGCGCGCGATCGGTGCCGACATATTCGAATTGCGGCATCGTGCAGATGTGGATCGACTTGCCCTGGCTCAGCAACTGTCGGGCGATGTCCATGAAGCCGTCCGCGCTCCTGGTCTCGATCGGCGGGCGCACGGCGCTGCCGTTCGGGCCGCTGTTGTCCGCGAAATACAGCTCGAAATCGTCGGCCATCGTCGCGCGCAGCGCCGGCCAGTCATGGCTGTCGAGCGAGCGGCAGAAGGTCAGCCGCAGGTTCTTCATATCCTCCATCGCCAGCAGGCGCTCGACGCCCCTCAGCTCCACCTTGGGCGGCGCCTCCGCCGTTTGCGCCAGCGCCCCGCCGCTCATCGCGGTCAACGCGATCGCCGGAAGATATTTCGCAAGGCCATTCATGTGCTTCTCTCCATGCTGAGGAACGGGCTGCTCGCCGGGCGCCCCGATCGCCAGCATGGCCGTTTTTCCGGCGCGCTCTGCCCCCATCGCTAGGGACAAGGGAACCGGGGACGGCCTGTCCCTAGCGATGGGGGCAGCGAGTGGCCGGGGACCGATGATACCCGCTGCCCGGCAACCACGAATGGTCGGTGGGAGAGATTGATGGCGGGTATCGAGGGGCGTTCGATCGTCGTGACGGGCGGCGCCAGCGGGATCGGCGAGGCCGCCGTCCGGCTGTTCGCCGCGCATGGCGCGCTGGTGACGGCTGCCGACTTCAATGTGGAGCGCGGCACGGCGCTGGCCGATGAGCTGGACCGGCAGGGGCTGAACGTCCAGTTCGTGCGCGCCGATATCTCGCGTGAGGAGGATGTCGCGGCGATGGTCGAGGCGGCGGAGCGGCGCTACGGCCGGCTCGACGGCGCGTTCAACAATGCCGGCATCGCAAACGCGCCGGGCCTGCTCGCGGACATGACGTTCGCGGAGTTCCAGCGGGTGTTCGGCGTCAATGCCTTTGGCACGTTCCTGTGCATGAAATATGAGATCCAGGCGATGTTGCGCGTCGGCGGCGGGGCGATCGTCAATACATCGTCGGTCAGCGCGCTGATCTACGACAGCCAGCTCGCCGCCTATTCCGCCTCCAAGCACGCCATCACCGGGCTGACCCGCGCGGCGGCGGCGGAATATGGCGAGAGGAACATCCGGGTGAACGCGATCGCCCCGTCCGCGACGCGCACGCCGCTCTACATGGAATATGTCGAGGCGAACCCGGACTATGTGAAGACGCTGGAGGACAAGCACGCCTTGCGCCGCGCCGCCGAGCCGGTGGAGCAGGCACGCGCGGCGATGTGGCTGCTCTCGGACGAGCCGTCGTTCGTCACCGGCGTCACCCTGCCGGTGGACGGCGGCTACACGCTCTATTGAATCGATCCGCGCCCGGCGTAGGGCAAACGCCGCGTCTCAAGAAGGGCCAAGGGGGTTGCGGCTGAGCAATGGCGCGTCCAGGCCGTTCCGCTGGGTGGTCGGCGGCAATTATTCCAATAACAAGGTCGATCAGGTCGCCGATTTCGATTATCGCTATACGTCGGTCAACGAAACGGTGTTCACCGTATTCGGCTACAACCTCGATCGCGCGCATTACAGCAATTACCAGAAGCTCACGAGCTTCGCCTTTTTCGCGAACGGTGAATACGATCTTGCCAGCACGCTGACCTTCAAGGCCGGCGCGCGCTACACCAGGGCGCAGAGCAGTGCGACGATCTGCAACACCGATCTGACCGGCGACCCGAAGGGAACCGGGCCGTTCCTCTATGACGTGGTGTTCGGCGGCGCCTATGGCACTTTCCATGCCGGGGATTGTTTCGCGGGCAATGATCTTGGCGCGACGATCAACGGCGTGCCGCCCGGCGCGCCGGGCCAATATAAGGATACGCTGACCGAGGATAACGTCTCGTGGACGGCGGGCCTGGATTACAAGCCGCGGCCCGGCCTGCTGTTCTATGCCAACGTCAGTCGCGGCTACAAGGCGGGCAGCTTCCCGGCGGTGTCGGCGACCAGCTTCGTCCAGTATCGCGCGGTGAAACAGGAATCGGTCACCGCATACGATACGCGGATGCCGTTCGCATCGAAATACCAGCTTTCATCGAACCTAGACTATGAATTCCCGATCTCGGATCGAATGAAGATGTTCTTCGGTACCAGCGCGAACCTGCGTTCGGATACGATCGCAGTAGTCGGCGGAGACGTGAGTGCCGCGAACGCTATCCCGTCGAATATCAAGCTGCACGGCATCGATGGCTATGTGCTCGTCGATGCGCGCGCCGGGATAGCCAGCGCGGATGATCGCTGGCGCGTGTCGGTGTTCGGCAAGAACATCTCCAATCAATATTATTGGAACAACGCCATCACCTCATCCGACGCGATCGCACGGTTCGCGGGGATGCGGCCACCTACGGCGTGAGCCTCTTGTTCCGCTATTGAGAAACGTTGCCGGTTGTGGCGGTGATGGGGATCATCGCCATAACCTGCAACGTTGGTCAGATGGAATCCGCCACACCGCCGTCAACCCGCAGCGCGGCGCCGGTTGTGGCGGAGGCGAGGGGGGAGCAGGTGTAGAGAATAAGGTTCGCCACATCCTCGCATGTCGCGAAGCGTTTGGTGATCGAGGAAGGGCGCAACGTCTTGAGCATCTCGGTGCCATATTCCTCGAGCGTCGTGCCGGTGCGGCGGATCTCCTCCTCGAACAGTGCCTTGACGCCCTCGCTAAGCGTAGGACCGGGCAGCACGGTGTTCACCGTCACCCCAGTGCCGGCCATGACCTTCGCAAGGCCCCGCGACAGGCCAAGCAACGCCGTCTTGGTCGTGCCGTAGTGCATCATATCGGGAGGCGTGCTGATGGCGCATTCGGAGCTGATGAATACGACGCGGCCCCAATTGCGCTTGCCCATCGTCGGCAGATAGGCGCGGGACAAGCGCACGCCGGACATGATGTTGACGTCGAAATAAGTTTGCCAGCTGTCGTCGGATATCTCGAAGAAGTCGGCATTCTCGTAGATCGCGGCATTGTTCACGAGGATATCGCAGGTCCGCGCCTGATCGACGAGCTGGCGGCAACCCTCCGCGTTTCCGAGATCGGCTGTCGCGCCTGATACCTGTGCGCCTGGAACTGTCGCCCTGATGTCCTCCACCGCCGCGGTGACCCGCGCGGCGTCGCGGTCGTTCACCACCACCTGCGCGCCCGCTTCGGCGAAAAGCCTCGCCGTCGCCTTGCCGATTCCCTGTCCCGCGCCGGTGACGATGGCGGTTTTGCCGTTCAACGTAATTTGCATGATATTTTCCTCGCCATGACTGCGCGGTTCTTGGGATTTGTCCACGAAGATGGGGCCGTTGCGTCAGTCCAGATTCATGTAGATCGCCTTGGGATACAGGAAGCTGTCGACATGCTCCCGCGATCCCTTCCAGCCGTAGCCGCTCATCTTGTATCCGCCGAAGCCGACGGCCGGATCGAGAACGCCGTAGCAATTGACCCAGACGGTGCCCGCATCAATCGCGTCCGACACCTTGTGGGCGGTGGACAGATCGCGGGTCCACACGCCGCCGGCGAGGCCGAAGCTGGTGTCATTGGCCAGGCGGATCGCCTCCTCCATGTCATCGAAGGGAATGATCGATGCCACCGGGCCGAATATCTCCTCGCGCGCGATTGTCATGTCGTTCGATACGCCGGCGAAGATAGTAGGCTCGACGAAGAAGCCAGATGCCAGCTCGCCACCGAGCCGCGTGCCGCCGCTTGCTAATCGCGCGCCCTCGCGGCCCCCGATCTCCACATAGTTCATCACTCGATCGAGCTGTCGTTGCGAAATCAACGGCCCGAGCTGCGTATCGGGAGCCAGGCCGTTGCCGACACGAATGGTCCTGGTGAAATCCCGCATCCGTGCGACGAATTCCTCATGGATCGGTCGCTGGACGAAAATCCGGGTGCCGGCGACGCAGACCTGTCCGCTATTGGTGTAGACGCCCATCGCGGCGCCGGGCACGGCCTTGTCGAGGTCCGCGTCGGCAAAGACGATATCGGGAGACTTCCCGCCGAGTTCGAGCTGGACCCGCTTGATGTTGCCGGCCGACGCCCGAATGATGCTCTGGGCCGTGACATAGGACCCGGTGAAGGCGACGCGGTCGACGTCCATATGCTCGGCGAGCGCCTGCCCTGCATCGCGGCCGTAACCGGTGACGACGTTGATAACGCCCTCTGGTACACCAGCTTCAAGCAGAAGTTCCGCCGTGCGCAGGACGGAGAGCGAGGCGTCCTCGGCCGGCTTGATCACGGCGGTGCAGCCGGTTGCGAGGGTTGGCCCGAAAATCCACCACTGACCCATGAGCGGCCCGTTCCACGGGATGATTCCGCCGACGACGCCTACTGGCGCCTTGCGCTTTAGCGTCATGAAATTCCCAGGCAGGGAATTGGGTGCGGCCTCGGTGGTCGCGGCGTCGGTGTGCGACGCATAGAATTGGATGACTTGCGACGTCCATTCCCTGAACGCGCGCGTGCGAGCGAGCGGGGCGCCCATATCGAGCGTCTCGATCAGCGCCAGCTCATCAAAATTATCGAGGAGGACATCATGCACCTTGAGTATCAGCTTGCGTCGCTGGTGCGGCGTCCAGCGGCTCCATTCGCCCTCGAACGCGTGTCGCGCCGCCGCGACCGCGCGGTCGACGTCGCCGGTTCCGCCCCGGGCGATCTGGCACATGACGTCGCCGGTCGCGGGGTTGATCGCGTCAATCCGCTCGCCGGATTGTGCCTCAATCCATTCACCGCCGATCAGGAGTTTTTTTGCTCCATTCATAAATGCCGGCATGTTCATGTCGTGACTTTCACTCAAAAGATGGCCGCCGCAGACTGCTTTCCCGGTCGGCGATCGTATCATCACGGTGAAGAAGACTTCCGCACACTCGTCGCGATCGGCGACTATGTCAGGCTTTCCTCTCAACTGTGATTGATCCCAGAGCTAGGTTGCCGCGGCGCGACTGTCTGCCCCCATCGGAAGGGACAACGCCCTTCCGGACCAATTCTGCGGGGGTGGGGAGGGGATTTACATCTCGTCTGTCCCTACGGGCGGGGACGTTCGCCTGGCCGGTATCGGCCGTATCATACCGCATTGGTCCACGATGTATTTGCCCGCGCATTGCGATGTTCGCGAAAATTCGGGGCCACGAAATCGGGGGAGAGGAAATGGGTAATATTTCGCTGGGCGTCGTGGGAATGGTGATCGGCTCGCTTGTATTTCAACTCGTCGGAATATTCCTGCTGCCGATGACCAGAGGGTTTACCGATCCTCTGCCTACTTTGGGATCCGCTCTTGGTTTCCTGATCGGAATCGGTTTCCTCGCCAGGTTGAGCACATCGGGTATGAACATCAGCATCCTGATCCCGCTGATTTCTGCGCTCAATCCGCTCGGCGCCTTAGTGATCGGCGTGCTTGTCTATGGAGACAGCGCGCCATTTGCGAAGATCGCGATGCTGGTCACCGCATGTGTTCTCATCGGTGTGGCTGGCATCGTGTAGTGCCGGTGTAGGTCCTCCCACCACGGAATGAACGCACGGCATAGGGAATCCCCTATGCCGTGCGGGCGGGCAGGCAGATGAACTCGACCCTGACACCAGGAGAAAATTTTACTTTGGCAGGGGAATATATGCCTCCACGCGGCCATCGGCTTTCTTGATAAGCCACTTTCCGTTGATACGGACATAATCTTCAATGATTCGTTCGAAACCCATGCCGGACTGGCCGCCGATCTCGCCGTAGCCCTGAATGAACCATAAGGCGCGCGCGCGGTTTGCCGTGACGAACACGAATTGCGGCATGGTGCAGATATGGATGGAATGCCCCGTGAGGTAGCGCTTCAACCAAGCCATATAATCCGTCACGCCACTCACTTCGATCGGCGGGCGCACGTTGGGGCCATCCGGCCCGTCGGTCTGCGCGAAATACATCTCGAAATCGTCGCTGATGGTGGTCCGCAGCAAGTTCCAGTCATGGCTGTCGAGTGAACGACAGAAGGTCTGGCGAAGGTTTTTCATCTCCTCCATCGCGAGCAAGCGATCGAGCCCGGCAATCTCCGGCCCCGGCGCGGCCATCGGCATGCTTTTGCCAACGCTCCCCGGACCCTCCGCCGCCATTACGGGGCCGGTAGCGATCAGCGCGAGCACGCCAGTCATTCCCCACCGCGCTACTTTTGAAGCTATCATTTATCCTCTCCATTGTCGGTAGAACGTTTATGATTACCGGTAGTGGTTCAATCCTTCGCGAGCGGCGCGAGATATTCCTCCTCCGTAACCTTCTCCATCCAGGTCACGGGAGAGCCGCTGACGGATTCCTGGATGGCGATGTGGGTCATGCCTTCGTCCGGAGTAGCGCCGTGCCAGTGCCTGTGCTCGGCCGGGCACCAAAGTATGTCGCCGGCGTGGAATTCCAGTTTTCGCCCGCCTTCGATCCGGGTCCAGCCTGTTCCTTCGGTTACGATCAATGTCTGGCCCGTCGGATGCGTGTGCCAGGCGGTGCGCGCGCCGGGTTCGAAATGGACGAGGGCGCCGCTGACCCGCGATGGTTCGGGGCGCTGAAACTGCCCGGTGATCGTGACCCTTCCCGTGAAATACTCCGACGGCCCATCGACGGTCTTGAGTTCAGTCTTGCGCATGATGTTCATGTCGTCATTCCCTCCTGAACCGAGACAACCCTGGCCGTCAGAAATTGTACGCCAGGGATGCGCCAACCACGCGGGGCGGGGCGTAGAGCGCGTATGTTCCGAATGGTCCGCCCTGATACTGCAGGTAGCGATGGTTGTCGGTGAGATTGGTGACGAACACTTCCGCCTTCCAATGCCCGCGGACTGGAACAAATGAAGCATTCAGGCCGAATTCCACATAAGCCGGATTGCGGAATTGTTCGTTCATGATGTTGTAGAGACTGCTGGCAAAGGTCATGTTGCCGGTGAATTGCAGCTTCCCGATGCCGACATCGAGATCGTAGGTGGTCGAAGCGTTCCCGGACCATTTCGGGGAACGCGGCACCACCGTTCCCGTTGCATCCTGCGGGACCGGAACCCATTGGCCGGTTCCATCCGGGAAACCTGGCGCGATCTGCTTGATCTGCTTGTTGCCGTCCTTGAAGTCGGTGAATTTTGCATTGAGATAGGCGCCGGCAAGACTGATCCGCCAATTATGCGTGGGACGGATCGTGGTTTCGGCCTCGAAGCCATAGCTCCGTTCCCCCGGCGCGTTGATCGTCGTGCCGAGGCCGGTGCTGAAATCATAGGTTGTGACCTGAAAGTCGACATATTTATAGTAGAAGGCCGCTGCGGTGAAGTCGAGCAATGGCGACGCATGCTTGAACCCGGCTTCAAAGGCGTCGACATGCTCCGGTTTCACGAGAACAGGGGGATAGCCCGCGTAAGCGCCCGGTTTGAAACCGCGATTGTATGACGCATAGATATTGTCGCCTGAATCGATCTGGTAGCGGATGATGGCGCGAGGCGTGAACGCATTCCAGCGGTGATGATCTTCCGTCGCCGGCGGAACACCGCCCGCTTCGACCGAGATATCCTTGCTCTCGAGACTGTAACGGCCGCCAAGCGTGAGGAAGAGGCCGTTCACCGGCTGATAAGTCGCATCGACGAACAGGCCGAGCGCTTCGCTCTTGATGGTGTTAGAATCAATGACGACCTTCGTGCCGAAAGTGGTAATATAGGTATATGGTGTGTCCGCGATGCTATTATAATAATTCGCGCCAGCAACAAGGTCTATTTCTCCGGATTTATGTGAGATGGTTATTTCATCGGAGAAGGTTTTGAATTTCAGATACTGCGCAACGGTCAGGATCGGTGCGCTGGATTGATCGGCATCGACAATGAAAAGATTTGAATCCTTGCGATAGCTGGCGACATTCTGGATCGACGTCGTCGCCGATAGTTGGTAATTTGCGATCGCTGAAAAGGCGTCGGCCGTGGTCAGATTGGTCGGTGGGCCGTCGGCGGCGTAACGGGGAAAACCGCTTCCCGCCACCGCACCGGGAATGCCGGCCAGGACCGCATAATTGTATCCATCCGGATTACTCGCGGTGACGGCCGTAGTATCAAATATGTAACTGTGTTCGTAGATCAGCCTGAGCTTGAAATTGTCATTGTTGGTAATCAGAATGCTCGGCCGGATGTTGAAAATTTTCGCGCGCGTGTCGAGGCGGTTGAAATCGGCGACATTTTGCATATAGCCAGGCGTTTCGCGATAATATCCGCTGACACTTACCGCGATATTGGATGAAATCGGGCCGGACACATATCCTTCCAGTCGTCCGTCGCTATAACTTGCATACGTGCCCTTGACGCTGCCGGTCCAGTGGAACGAAGGCTCGGCGGTGGTCACGAGGATAGCGCCGCCGGTGGTGTTACGTCCGAACAGCGTGCCTTGCGGCCCCTTCAATACCTGCACGCTACTGACGTTCGCCAGATTGAATCCCATGCCCGCGCCATTGGGAAGATAGACCCCATCGAGATACACGGCCACGCTGGCATCCACGCCGCCGCCCTGCACTAGTGTACCGATGCCGCGTAGAGTTGGTTCGAATTGCGGGGCTTGTCCCTCGAAGCGCAGGCTGGTGACCGATTGACCGAGATCGTTCAGCGAACTGATATGCTTGGTTTGCAGTTCTTCCTGACTGATCGAATTGACCGAGACGGGAACGTCGGCGAGCCGCTCGGCGCGGCGCTGCGCGGTGACGACGATATCCCTGATATCCCTGGCGTCTCTGGTTTCGGCGTTGTCCGACGCGGCCTGCTCGGCACCCGGAGACGAATTTCCCACGGTTTCAGCCTGCGCGCAAAGCGGCATACACGTCAACAAGGTGCCACATAGCAGATTAAATTTCTTCATCTCCCTCTCCATATTTCGTTGTCTATGTTCGATTGAATGATATTGTGGAATAATTATAATTATTTACGGAAATAACTGCTCGAGCTATCCGGTCGTCGGTCCGGACACCTGCTGTATCACGTGTGGTCTCTAATTATAGATAATGTATAAAATGGGCGTTTGTCTGCCCCCACGACTGGGGACAGGGATTGCGCTTTCGCCGCGGCGTGCAATGTGGGCGCCCGGGCCGGGCAGGAGCGATCAAAAAGGGGGATCCGGCGATCCCCCTTTGTCGTTCTTCTCCCTCGCGGGATGTTCTGTTGTGGTGGCGTTGAGCGACGCAGTCGGTTCGGGGCGCTAGGGGCCAGTTTCGCGGCTGTCGCTTACAAGAAGCGGTTTGAACTGCCCATGGCCGCTCCGGTTTTTCCCTATCCGAGATTCGGCTCCCCTTCGAGGATGATGGTCTTGGTCTCCAGGAACGGGAGCAATCCCTCGGTGCCGCCTTCGCGCCCGATGCCCGATTGTTTGAAGCCGCCAAAGGCGA from Sphingomonas sp. CL5.1 harbors:
- a CDS encoding TonB-dependent receptor, producing the protein MSMRRKCQFSGVALVALMWSGIAVAQDAPTAAEASGAATSAGSGIGEIVVTANKREQNLNDVGVTAAVMGGDALKQQNLSSLSDVASRVPSLSYAAAPNGTPVYTLRGVGFYETSIGAYPSVSIYVDEIPLSFPVLTTHSTFDLERLEVLKGPQGTLFGQNATGGAINYIAAKPTDTFRAGATVTYGRFNQVDAEGYVSGPITDTLKARVAGRAEFGDGWQVSTTRPGDRNGKVENYMGRLQVVWEPVSSLRFLLNVNGWKDKSETQAGQYIAQQFQNEGLAIPPNPVGSWRDPAILATPFSANDPRAADWSNSSTLFPGQKVPFADNDMIQASLRADLDVGDFGTLTSLTAYTRFNERQGNDSDGMAINALDVPLTLGRIETVYQELRFANNPHNPFRFVLGGNYEWDKVDQQVNIDYFNSSARIGFGDLFGFPLSVDTITNNQRMRNYAFFGNVEYDVIENLTLKAGIRYTNARDKANICQSDPRAPYNLGNILKYFGAQYQGIPFQRYIPGECVSINVDSVAAQNGQFVPVVDYLPFGGIGDYHSTLAEDNVSWRVGADYKLTPGTLLYVNVSKGYKAGSFPSITGSTLNQYVPVHQESVLAYEGGIKATLLDRTLQVNLAGFYYDYRDKQLRTKLLDPTFGQLDVLQNIPKSSIKGFELELTARPSNHLTVNAAYTYLDARIDKFKGFNAGGDPEDFAGTAIPYTPKHQVSVSANYNQPVTSSLNMFLGATINYRSKTIATLGGDVNPSTVIAASTNCVYCINDYAVIDAQIGIEDTDKRWRAFIWGKNIGNAYYWTNVVSGYDTVSRFAGRPATYGVTLSYDFR
- a CDS encoding nuclear transport factor 2 family protein — encoded protein: MNGLAKYLPAIALTAMSGGALAQTAEAPPKVELRGVERLLAMEDMKNLRLTFCRSLDSHDWPALRATMADDFELYFADNSGPNGSAVRPPIETRSADGFMDIARQLLSQGKSIHICTMPQFEYVGTDRARAKWFINGYGQIGAQNGMGFERVVEDYVKVNGKWLIRKADARVEAQVLFPK
- a CDS encoding SDR family NAD(P)-dependent oxidoreductase, with protein sequence MAGIEGRSIVVTGGASGIGEAAVRLFAAHGALVTAADFNVERGTALADELDRQGLNVQFVRADISREEDVAAMVEAAERRYGRLDGAFNNAGIANAPGLLADMTFAEFQRVFGVNAFGTFLCMKYEIQAMLRVGGGAIVNTSSVSALIYDSQLAAYSASKHAITGLTRAAAAEYGERNIRVNAIAPSATRTPLYMEYVEANPDYVKTLEDKHALRRAAEPVEQARAAMWLLSDEPSFVTGVTLPVDGGYTLY
- a CDS encoding TonB-dependent receptor, with the translated sequence MRLSNGASRPFRWVVGGNYSNNKVDQVADFDYRYTSVNETVFTVFGYNLDRAHYSNYQKLTSFAFFANGEYDLASTLTFKAGARYTRAQSSATICNTDLTGDPKGTGPFLYDVVFGGAYGTFHAGDCFAGNDLGATINGVPPGAPGQYKDTLTEDNVSWTAGLDYKPRPGLLFYANVSRGYKAGSFPAVSATSFVQYRAVKQESVTAYDTRMPFASKYQLSSNLDYEFPISDRMKMFFGTSANLRSDTIAVVGGDVSAANAIPSNIKLHGIDGYVLVDARAGIASADDRWRVSVFGKNISNQYYWNNAITSSDAIARFAGMRPPTA
- a CDS encoding SDR family NAD(P)-dependent oxidoreductase, with translation MQITLNGKTAIVTGAGQGIGKATARLFAEAGAQVVVNDRDAARVTAAVEDIRATVPGAQVSGATADLGNAEGCRQLVDQARTCDILVNNAAIYENADFFEISDDSWQTYFDVNIMSGVRLSRAYLPTMGKRNWGRVVFISSECAISTPPDMMHYGTTKTALLGLSRGLAKVMAGTGVTVNTVLPGPTLSEGVKALFEEEIRRTGTTLEEYGTEMLKTLRPSSITKRFATCEDVANLILYTCSPLASATTGAALRVDGGVADSI
- a CDS encoding aldehyde dehydrogenase yields the protein MNMPAFMNGAKKLLIGGEWIEAQSGERIDAINPATGDVMCQIARGGTGDVDRAVAAARHAFEGEWSRWTPHQRRKLILKVHDVLLDNFDELALIETLDMGAPLARTRAFREWTSQVIQFYASHTDAATTEAAPNSLPGNFMTLKRKAPVGVVGGIIPWNGPLMGQWWIFGPTLATGCTAVIKPAEDASLSVLRTAELLLEAGVPEGVINVVTGYGRDAGQALAEHMDVDRVAFTGSYVTAQSIIRASAGNIKRVQLELGGKSPDIVFADADLDKAVPGAAMGVYTNSGQVCVAGTRIFVQRPIHEEFVARMRDFTRTIRVGNGLAPDTQLGPLISQRQLDRVMNYVEIGGREGARLASGGTRLGGELASGFFVEPTIFAGVSNDMTIAREEIFGPVASIIPFDDMEEAIRLANDTSFGLAGGVWTRDLSTAHKVSDAIDAGTVWVNCYGVLDPAVGFGGYKMSGYGWKGSREHVDSFLYPKAIYMNLD
- a CDS encoding nuclear transport factor 2 family protein, which gives rise to MTGVLALIATGPVMAAEGPGSVGKSMPMAAPGPEIAGLDRLLAMEEMKNLRQTFCRSLDSHDWNLLRTTISDDFEMYFAQTDGPDGPNVRPPIEVSGVTDYMAWLKRYLTGHSIHICTMPQFVFVTANRARALWFIQGYGEIGGQSGMGFERIIEDYVRINGKWLIKKADGRVEAYIPLPK
- a CDS encoding cupin domain-containing protein; its protein translation is MNIMRKTELKTVDGPSEYFTGRVTITGQFQRPEPSRVSGALVHFEPGARTAWHTHPTGQTLIVTEGTGWTRIEGGRKLEFHAGDILWCPAEHRHWHGATPDEGMTHIAIQESVSGSPVTWMEKVTEEEYLAPLAKD